One stretch of Saccharopolyspora erythraea DNA includes these proteins:
- a CDS encoding N5-glutamine methyltransferase family protein, producing MIPDLSDDLIERLRDAFLSARYDADGVVDLLGSEAHAALGRGEPVPALRASADAGPLGTFVRLFLLGTAEPVAVVKAALGGLPLDQARAAGLLRADGDEIRAGLDVRPHGSGDDSWWVVSDLDADLRGDGRPVSPDHVLGVGHASLSLVRATSRRPVGSVLDLGTGCGVQALHASTHAEHVTATDVSKRALALADATFRLNRIDVELAEGEWFEPVRGRRFDQVVCNPPFVVGPARTDFTYRDSGLAGDDASALVVRQLPSLLNEGGTGQLLASWVHRRGEDWQERVSRWLPPGGVDAWFVQRDVADPALYVGTWLRDAGYDARSQAGRQKAGEWLDWFEANEVEGVGFGFVTLRRTDAARGEVVCEDLRHAYDDPLGPETDQWLRRVDWLRAHGSPQDLLASRLTTAPSTVLEEVSAPSDEGWQAVVHRLHRTDGPGWQHEIDDLGVRLLAGCRGAMPVGDLVELLAVGCGEDVEELTRAAVPMLRELVRHGMVVPAEWAESAE from the coding sequence GTGATTCCCGATCTATCCGATGACCTCATCGAACGACTCCGCGACGCCTTCCTCTCCGCGCGCTACGACGCCGACGGCGTGGTCGACCTGCTCGGCTCCGAGGCGCACGCCGCGCTCGGCCGCGGCGAGCCGGTCCCGGCGCTGCGCGCCAGCGCCGACGCCGGGCCGCTGGGCACCTTCGTCCGGCTGTTCCTGCTGGGCACCGCCGAGCCCGTCGCGGTGGTCAAGGCGGCGCTCGGAGGGCTGCCGCTGGACCAGGCGCGCGCGGCAGGGCTGCTGCGCGCCGACGGCGACGAGATCCGCGCCGGACTCGACGTCCGGCCGCACGGCAGCGGCGACGACTCGTGGTGGGTGGTGTCGGACCTGGACGCCGACCTGCGCGGCGACGGCCGGCCCGTGAGCCCCGACCACGTGCTGGGTGTCGGGCACGCCTCGCTGAGCCTGGTGCGCGCGACCTCCCGCCGCCCGGTCGGCTCGGTGCTCGACCTGGGCACCGGCTGCGGCGTGCAGGCGCTGCACGCCAGCACCCACGCCGAGCACGTCACCGCGACCGACGTCTCCAAGCGCGCGCTGGCGCTGGCCGACGCGACCTTCCGCCTGAACCGGATCGACGTCGAGCTCGCCGAGGGCGAGTGGTTCGAACCGGTGCGCGGCAGGCGCTTCGACCAGGTCGTGTGCAACCCGCCGTTCGTGGTCGGCCCGGCCAGGACCGACTTCACCTACCGCGACTCCGGGCTGGCCGGCGACGACGCCAGCGCCCTGGTCGTGCGCCAGCTGCCGTCGCTGCTCAACGAGGGCGGCACCGGCCAGCTGCTCGCGTCGTGGGTGCACCGCCGCGGTGAGGACTGGCAGGAGCGCGTCTCCCGGTGGCTGCCACCGGGCGGCGTGGACGCCTGGTTCGTCCAGCGCGACGTGGCCGACCCCGCGCTCTACGTCGGCACCTGGTTGCGCGACGCCGGCTACGACGCCCGCTCGCAGGCCGGCCGGCAGAAGGCGGGCGAGTGGCTCGACTGGTTCGAGGCCAACGAGGTGGAGGGCGTCGGCTTCGGCTTCGTGACACTGCGCCGCACCGACGCCGCGCGCGGCGAGGTGGTCTGCGAAGACCTGCGCCACGCCTACGACGACCCGCTGGGTCCCGAGACCGACCAGTGGCTGCGCCGCGTGGACTGGCTGCGCGCGCACGGCTCCCCTCAGGACCTGCTGGCCTCGCGGCTCACGACGGCGCCGAGCACGGTCCTGGAGGAGGTCTCGGCCCCCTCCGACGAGGGCTGGCAGGCCGTCGTGCACCGGCTGCACCGGACCGACGGGCCCGGCTGGCAGCACGAGATCGACGACCTGGGCGTGCGGCTGCTGGCGGGCTGCCGCGGCGCGATGCCGGTCGGCGACCTCGTCGAGCTGCTCGCCGTGGGCTGCGGCGAGGACGTCGAGGAGCTGACCCGCGCAGCGGTGCCGATGCTGCGCGAACTCGTGCGCCACGGAATGGTCGTCCCGGCCGAATGGGCGGAGAGCGCCGAATGA
- a CDS encoding HhH-GPD-type base excision DNA repair protein: MTRSLYLTQDAEADALLGRDPLALLLGMLLDQQITMEKAFTGPKTLAERLGGLDVNRIATMDQEEFLAVCAQPPAIHRFPGSMGKRVQTLCQYLVDTYEGEVERVWQEGDPSGREVLKRLKALPGFGDQKARIFLALLGKQWEVRPEGWREAAGAYGEDGVRMSIADVVDEQSLEEVRTWKKQQKAAAKK; encoded by the coding sequence ATGACTCGCTCGCTGTACCTGACCCAGGACGCCGAAGCCGACGCGCTGCTCGGGCGCGACCCGCTGGCGCTGCTGCTGGGGATGCTGCTGGACCAGCAGATCACGATGGAGAAGGCGTTCACCGGTCCCAAGACGCTGGCCGAGCGGCTCGGCGGCCTCGACGTGAACCGCATCGCCACGATGGACCAGGAGGAGTTCCTGGCGGTGTGCGCCCAGCCGCCTGCGATCCACCGGTTCCCGGGGTCGATGGGCAAGCGCGTGCAGACCCTCTGCCAGTACCTCGTGGACACCTACGAGGGCGAGGTCGAGCGCGTCTGGCAGGAGGGCGACCCGTCGGGGCGGGAGGTGCTCAAGCGGCTCAAGGCGCTGCCCGGCTTCGGTGACCAGAAGGCCCGGATCTTCCTCGCCCTGCTCGGCAAGCAGTGGGAGGTGCGGCCCGAGGGGTGGCGGGAGGCCGCGGGCGCCTACGGGGAGGACGGCGTGCGCATGTCCATCGCCGACGTGGTCGACGAGCAGAGCCTCGAAGAGGTCCGCACCTGGAAGAAGCAGCAGAAGGCCGCCGCGAAGAAGTGA
- a CDS encoding lysophospholipid acyltransferase family protein: MLYAVTKRVVGSLARAVYRPAVIDADKVPMTGPVILAPNHLAVADSFIVPLVLPRPVAFLAKAEYFRGTGLKGGLSRWMFTSLGAIPVDRGKGRAAKEALEAAERVLNDGGAFGIHPEGTRSPDGRLYRGRTGVARLALSTGAPVVPVALTGTDKLQPIGTRIPRVRPVTVRFGDPLDFSRYSGMDGSLPVLRSITDEIMYAIAELSEQEYVDRYQKPSSAAA, encoded by the coding sequence ATGTTGTACGCGGTGACCAAACGGGTCGTGGGCTCACTGGCGCGGGCTGTGTACCGCCCGGCCGTCATCGACGCCGACAAGGTCCCGATGACCGGACCGGTCATCCTCGCCCCCAACCACCTCGCCGTCGCCGACAGCTTCATCGTGCCGCTGGTGCTGCCGCGCCCGGTGGCGTTCCTGGCCAAGGCCGAGTACTTCCGGGGCACCGGGCTCAAGGGCGGCCTGTCGCGCTGGATGTTCACCTCGCTCGGGGCGATCCCGGTGGACCGGGGCAAGGGCCGGGCGGCCAAGGAGGCGCTGGAGGCCGCCGAGCGGGTGCTCAACGACGGCGGCGCGTTCGGCATCCACCCGGAGGGCACCCGCTCGCCCGACGGGCGGCTCTACCGCGGCCGGACCGGGGTGGCGCGGCTGGCGCTGAGCACCGGCGCGCCGGTGGTCCCGGTCGCGCTGACCGGGACCGACAAGCTCCAGCCGATCGGCACCCGCATCCCCCGCGTCCGGCCGGTCACGGTGCGTTTCGGAGACCCGCTGGACTTCTCCCGCTACTCCGGCATGGACGGTTCGCTGCCGGTCCTGCGCTCGATCACCGACGAGATCATGTACGCGATCGCCGAGCTGTCCGAACAGGAGTACGTGGACCGCTACCAGAAGCCGTCCTCGGCAGCCGCCTGA
- a CDS encoding DUF3099 domain-containing protein encodes MSGSQHGDDTPVLITEAQPSYDDQQAVRRRKYAIMMACRIPCLVFAALIYQAWQLWWLALIVLAISIPLPWMAVLIANDRPPRKQEHVSRYRHSSRSIEAREHQVIEGP; translated from the coding sequence GTGAGTGGTTCGCAGCATGGCGACGACACCCCGGTGCTGATCACCGAGGCGCAGCCGTCCTACGACGACCAGCAGGCCGTGCGCAGGCGCAAGTACGCGATCATGATGGCGTGCCGGATCCCCTGCCTGGTGTTCGCGGCGCTGATCTACCAGGCCTGGCAGCTCTGGTGGCTCGCGCTGATCGTGCTGGCGATCTCGATCCCGCTGCCGTGGATGGCCGTGCTGATCGCCAACGACCGGCCGCCGCGCAAGCAGGAGCACGTCAGCCGTTACCGCCATTCCTCGCGTTCCATCGAGGCTCGCGAGCACCAGGTGATCGAGGGCCCCTGA
- a CDS encoding DUF3039 domain-containing protein: MSTMTLPETDTRPETTDQTSDDRPEMFHYVQKNKIAESAVMGTHVVALCGEVFPVTKSAKPGSPVCPDCKKIYESLPPGGDS; this comes from the coding sequence ATGAGCACGATGACGCTTCCGGAGACCGACACCCGGCCCGAGACCACTGACCAGACCAGTGACGACCGGCCGGAGATGTTCCACTACGTGCAGAAGAACAAGATCGCCGAGAGCGCGGTCATGGGCACTCACGTGGTGGCCCTGTGCGGTGAGGTGTTCCCGGTCACCAAGTCCGCCAAGCCCGGGTCGCCCGTGTGCCCGGACTGCAAGAAGATCTACGAGTCGCTCCCGCCCGGCGGCGACAGCTGA
- a CDS encoding YihY/virulence factor BrkB family protein produces the protein MAASPNNHYRPQTPPDRPVKRGPLRLVWRTVTKAWWDNIFSESAAAAFWQTLSMPPLLLGLLGSIGFIADWFGPAVIDAVHANILGFSRTVFSSNVVDQIIAPTVGDILTKGRTEIVSVGFLLSLWAGSSALASLVDSITLAYNQYMVRHSVWQRTFALLLYLVSLVLAVIGLPVIALGPDWLVRVVPQEFQDDVAWLIRVFYYPATGVLLVLALATLYKVSLPRKLPWHRGLPGALLAMLVFLCSSIGMRLYIAWVTGTGYTYGALATPIAFLLFAFFIGMAIIIGAQFNNAIEEMWPAKMTRKERRRWRRLEMRRMAQRMHTEEGYQAWRNGNAEHTGDEEPGVPPTLHLPRNGTAPATEGTEARESGRELAREDDSADPEHTEQARAADAEKVRRAEQRGG, from the coding sequence ATGGCTGCCAGTCCGAACAACCACTACCGGCCGCAGACGCCACCCGACCGTCCGGTGAAGCGGGGGCCGCTGCGTCTGGTGTGGCGCACGGTGACCAAGGCGTGGTGGGACAACATCTTCTCGGAGTCGGCGGCGGCCGCGTTCTGGCAGACGCTGTCGATGCCGCCGCTGCTGCTGGGTCTGCTGGGCAGCATCGGGTTCATCGCCGACTGGTTCGGGCCCGCGGTCATCGACGCGGTGCACGCCAACATCCTGGGCTTCAGCCGCACCGTCTTCAGCAGCAACGTGGTCGACCAGATCATCGCGCCGACGGTCGGCGACATCCTCACCAAGGGACGGACCGAGATCGTCTCGGTCGGTTTCCTGCTGTCACTGTGGGCGGGTTCGTCGGCGCTGGCGTCCCTCGTGGACTCGATCACCCTCGCCTACAACCAGTACATGGTCCGCCACAGCGTGTGGCAGCGGACCTTCGCTCTGCTGCTCTACCTCGTGAGCCTGGTGCTGGCGGTCATCGGGCTGCCGGTCATCGCGCTGGGGCCGGACTGGCTGGTGCGGGTGGTCCCCCAGGAGTTCCAGGACGACGTCGCCTGGCTCATCCGGGTGTTCTACTACCCCGCCACCGGCGTGCTGCTGGTGCTGGCTCTGGCCACGCTGTACAAGGTGTCGCTGCCCAGGAAGCTGCCGTGGCACCGCGGGCTGCCGGGCGCGCTGCTGGCGATGCTGGTGTTCCTGTGCTCCAGCATCGGCATGCGGCTCTACATCGCGTGGGTCACCGGCACCGGCTACACCTACGGCGCGCTGGCGACGCCCATCGCGTTCCTGCTGTTCGCGTTCTTCATCGGGATGGCCATCATCATCGGGGCGCAGTTCAACAACGCCATCGAGGAGATGTGGCCCGCGAAGATGACGCGCAAGGAGCGCCGCCGGTGGCGCCGCCTCGAGATGCGGCGCATGGCCCAGCGGATGCACACCGAGGAGGGCTACCAGGCGTGGCGCAACGGCAACGCCGAGCACACCGGTGACGAGGAGCCCGGCGTCCCGCCCACCCTGCATCTGCCGAGGAACGGGACCGCCCCCGCGACCGAGGGCACCGAAGCACGCGAATCGGGGCGCGAGCTAGCACGAGAGGACGATTCAGCCGACCCGGAGCACACCGAGCAGGCCCGGGCGGCCGACGCCGAGAAGGTCAGGAGAGCAGAACAGCGCGGTGGCTGA
- a CDS encoding DEAD/DEAH box helicase, whose translation MSEAQVDYSVRSVLSDPSQAPSRPLRAWQRRALTKYLAGRPQDFLAVATPGAGKTTFGLRVASELLADRTVDSVTVVAPTEHLKHQWALAAGGAGIALDSNFRNGDGVTSSDYQGVVLTYAQVAAHPTLHRVRTERRKTLVILDEVHHAGDAKSWGDAVREAFTPAVRRLALTGTPFRSDDSPIPFINYEPDADGSLRSSADHSYGYSDALKDGVVRPVVFLAYSGETRWRTSAGDEYSARLGEPLTAEQTARAWRTALDPSGEWIPSVLQAADTRLTQLRKGGIPDAGGLVIASDHVTAKAYAKTLHHLTGVEPVVVLSDDPKASGRIAEFSESEDRWMVAVRMVSEGVDVPRLAVGVYATSASTPLFFAQAIGRFVRARRPGETASVFLPSVPVLLELASQLEAERDHVLGKPHREKDGWDDELLAEANRSRDEPGEEEKAFTSLGADAELDQVIYDGSSFGTAAFGTSEDEQDYLGLPGLLEPDQVRALLRQRQEEQLTEVAKRESADKAAKAAKAEEEAQQRKPQSVQERIHGLRKELNTLVSLHHHRTRKPHGMIHNELRRVCGGPPTAMASVEQLEERIATLRSW comes from the coding sequence GTGTCGGAGGCGCAAGTCGACTATTCCGTCCGATCCGTACTCAGTGACCCATCGCAGGCGCCTTCCCGCCCGCTGCGGGCGTGGCAGCGCCGGGCGCTGACCAAGTACCTGGCAGGCAGGCCGCAGGACTTCCTGGCCGTCGCCACGCCCGGCGCGGGCAAGACGACCTTCGGGCTGCGCGTCGCCTCCGAACTGCTGGCCGACCGGACGGTGGACTCGGTCACGGTCGTGGCACCCACCGAGCACCTCAAGCACCAGTGGGCGCTGGCGGCCGGCGGCGCGGGCATCGCGCTGGACTCCAACTTCCGCAACGGCGACGGCGTGACCTCCAGCGACTACCAGGGCGTCGTGCTGACCTACGCGCAGGTCGCCGCGCACCCGACGCTGCACCGCGTGCGCACCGAGCGGCGCAAGACGCTGGTCATCCTCGACGAGGTGCACCACGCCGGGGACGCCAAGTCGTGGGGCGACGCCGTGCGCGAGGCGTTCACCCCCGCCGTGCGGCGGCTGGCGCTGACCGGTACGCCGTTCCGCAGCGACGACTCGCCGATCCCGTTCATCAACTACGAGCCCGACGCCGACGGCTCGCTGCGCAGCAGCGCCGACCACTCCTACGGCTACTCCGACGCACTGAAGGACGGCGTCGTGCGCCCGGTGGTGTTCCTGGCGTACTCGGGTGAGACGCGGTGGCGGACCAGCGCGGGCGACGAGTACAGCGCCCGCCTAGGCGAGCCGCTGACGGCCGAGCAGACCGCGCGGGCGTGGCGCACGGCGCTGGACCCGTCGGGGGAGTGGATCCCGTCGGTGCTGCAGGCCGCCGACACCCGGCTGACGCAGCTGCGCAAGGGCGGCATCCCGGACGCGGGCGGGCTGGTCATCGCCTCCGACCACGTCACGGCCAAGGCCTACGCCAAGACGCTGCACCACCTCACCGGCGTCGAACCCGTGGTGGTGCTCTCCGACGACCCGAAGGCGTCCGGGCGCATCGCGGAGTTCTCCGAGTCCGAGGACCGGTGGATGGTCGCGGTCCGGATGGTCAGCGAAGGCGTCGACGTGCCGCGCCTGGCGGTCGGCGTCTACGCCACCAGCGCCTCGACGCCGCTGTTCTTCGCCCAGGCCATCGGCCGGTTCGTGCGTGCGCGCAGACCGGGGGAGACCGCGAGCGTCTTCCTGCCCAGCGTGCCGGTGCTGCTGGAGCTGGCCAGCCAGCTCGAGGCCGAGCGCGACCACGTGCTGGGCAAGCCGCACCGCGAGAAGGACGGCTGGGACGACGAGCTGCTCGCCGAGGCCAACCGCAGCCGCGACGAGCCCGGTGAGGAGGAGAAGGCGTTCACCTCGCTTGGCGCCGACGCCGAGCTCGACCAGGTGATCTACGACGGGTCGTCCTTCGGCACCGCCGCGTTCGGCACGTCCGAGGACGAGCAGGACTACCTCGGACTGCCGGGCCTGCTCGAGCCGGACCAGGTGCGCGCCCTGTTGCGGCAGCGGCAGGAGGAGCAGCTCACCGAGGTCGCCAAGCGAGAGTCGGCCGACAAGGCGGCGAAGGCGGCCAAGGCCGAGGAGGAGGCCCAGCAGCGCAAGCCGCAGAGCGTGCAGGAGCGCATCCACGGGCTGCGCAAGGAGCTCAACACGCTGGTGTCGCTGCACCACCACCGCACCCGCAAGCCACACGGCATGATCCACAACGAGCTGCGGAGGGTGTGCGGGGGACCGCCGACCGCGATGGCCTCCGTCGAACAGCTCGAGGAGCGCATCGCGACACTGCGGTCCTGGTGA
- a CDS encoding helix-turn-helix domain-containing protein, producing MSAPKQATVIGRGLGGELRELRKDRKLTCQRVAEQLGRRVSKISRMETGKQGITPEESRHAGRLRVIGDERRRLLAMAQRSADLVGGRCRVLEMAAEPNICPGCAAGSSPPHRRCIGRRCCLARYGPLASSADE from the coding sequence ATGTCCGCTCCCAAGCAGGCAACCGTCATCGGTCGTGGGCTGGGAGGGGAACTCCGCGAACTGCGCAAGGACCGGAAGCTGACCTGCCAGCGCGTGGCGGAGCAACTCGGCCGGCGGGTGTCCAAGATCTCCCGGATGGAGACCGGCAAGCAGGGCATCACGCCCGAGGAGTCGCGTCATGCTGGTCGTCTACGCGTCATCGGTGACGAGCGCAGGAGGTTGCTCGCGATGGCGCAGCGCTCGGCCGACCTAGTTGGTGGGAGGTGTCGGGTCCTGGAAATGGCGGCCGAGCCCAACATCTGCCCCGGCTGCGCCGCGGGGTCGTCCCCACCGCACCGCCGATGCATCGGGCGAAGGTGCTGTCTCGCGCGCTACGGCCCGCTAGCCTCTTCCGCGGACGAGTGA
- a CDS encoding cysteine desulfurase-like protein, which produces MAYDVEKIRAQYPALSDGRAWLDGAAGTQVPQAVIDAVADAYRIGVSNQGGPYESSRRAGGIVAEARAAVADLVGAPDPACVVFGPSMTALTYRFASVLAAGWRPGDEVVVTRLDHDANFRPWVQAARRAGATVRVADIDPDTGELSANDVIELIGDRTRLVAVTAASNLLGIMPDLPRITERAAEAGALSYVDGVQHCPHARVRIRELGADLYATSAYKWAGPHLAAVVAADHWTLETLHPDKLAPSPDTVPDRFELGTNSFEAMAGVTAAVRHLAELDSDADGSRADKLDTSRRAVIDHEEGLRRMLFEGLDGLGGVKRYGPKSSDCTPTAFFTVRGTSPSVVADKLAARGVNVSHGHSYAWEAVDALGLGPEGGVRASLSHYSNAEDVRRLLDALGELTG; this is translated from the coding sequence ATGGCTTACGACGTGGAGAAGATCCGTGCGCAGTACCCGGCGCTGTCGGACGGTCGCGCCTGGCTCGACGGCGCCGCGGGGACGCAGGTGCCGCAGGCGGTGATCGACGCGGTCGCCGACGCCTACCGCATCGGCGTGTCCAACCAGGGCGGACCGTACGAGTCCAGCCGCCGCGCGGGCGGCATCGTCGCCGAGGCGCGGGCGGCCGTGGCCGACCTCGTCGGCGCACCGGACCCGGCGTGCGTGGTGTTCGGACCGAGCATGACCGCGCTGACCTACCGGTTCGCCTCGGTGCTGGCGGCGGGCTGGCGTCCCGGCGACGAGGTCGTGGTGACGCGCCTGGACCACGACGCGAACTTCCGCCCGTGGGTGCAGGCCGCGCGGCGGGCCGGTGCGACCGTGCGCGTCGCCGACATCGATCCGGACACCGGGGAGCTGTCCGCGAACGACGTCATCGAGCTCATCGGCGACCGGACCCGGCTGGTCGCGGTCACCGCGGCCTCCAACCTGCTCGGCATCATGCCCGACCTGCCCAGGATCACCGAGCGCGCCGCAGAGGCCGGGGCGCTGTCCTATGTGGATGGTGTGCAGCACTGTCCGCACGCGAGGGTGCGCATCCGCGAGCTGGGTGCCGACCTCTACGCCACGAGCGCCTACAAGTGGGCCGGTCCGCACCTGGCGGCCGTCGTCGCGGCCGACCACTGGACGCTGGAGACGCTGCACCCCGACAAGCTCGCGCCGTCGCCGGACACCGTGCCCGACCGCTTCGAGCTCGGCACCAACTCGTTCGAGGCGATGGCCGGGGTCACCGCCGCGGTGCGGCACCTCGCCGAACTGGACTCCGACGCCGACGGCAGCCGGGCGGACAAGCTCGACACCTCGCGCAGGGCTGTCATCGACCACGAGGAGGGTCTGCGGCGGATGCTGTTCGAGGGTCTGGACGGGCTGGGCGGAGTGAAGCGCTACGGGCCGAAGTCGAGTGACTGCACTCCGACGGCGTTCTTCACCGTGCGGGGGACGTCTCCCTCGGTCGTGGCGGACAAGCTCGCCGCTCGCGGCGTCAACGTCTCGCACGGGCACTCATACGCCTGGGAGGCCGTCGACGCGCTCGGGCTGGGGCCTGAGGGCGGCGTCCGGGCCAGCCTGTCGCACTACAGCAACGCGGAGGACGTTCGCCGCCTGCTCGACGCGTTGGGTGAACTGACCGGCTGA
- a CDS encoding DUF7455 domain-containing protein has product MPGTLTRPELTAADRCDRCGAAAKLRAVLPSGGELLFCGHHARAYESGLREMEAELQQDEQH; this is encoded by the coding sequence ATGCCTGGAACGCTCACCCGCCCCGAGCTGACCGCCGCCGACCGCTGCGACCGCTGCGGGGCCGCTGCGAAGCTTCGCGCCGTACTGCCGTCCGGCGGGGAGCTGCTGTTCTGCGGGCACCACGCCCGCGCCTACGAGTCCGGTCTCCGCGAGATGGAGGCTGAGCTCCAGCAGGACGAGCAGCACTAG
- a CDS encoding pentapeptide repeat-containing protein, translating to MRRSLSADEHRVLSNGAIVGWAVGLLVLAAGSVITLWSLLGSGGPNASVRLDIIRTAFSIVVGGGGAAGLLLAARRQRATELDLRQRDHDAAETRVTELYGKAADQMGSDKAPVRLAGILALERLAQGHPEHRQTIVDLICAYLRMPREDDVSAAQEEEVRRTAQGVLAAHLRPEEASRFWPDVRLNLSGARLQSFTFARCSVRTASFADARFHGAAVFRGTTFDRSADFRNVRFTGLADFRRVTFGGEGPNFRGTSFEGAVDFGEHTTAVLTGAAASEDDGSRRKWPSGWVAEPSAERPGWANLVRER from the coding sequence GTGAGACGTTCCCTGTCCGCGGACGAGCACCGGGTGCTGTCCAACGGCGCCATCGTCGGCTGGGCTGTGGGCCTGCTCGTGCTGGCCGCTGGCTCGGTCATCACGCTCTGGTCGCTGCTCGGCTCGGGCGGCCCGAACGCCTCCGTGCGCCTGGACATCATCCGCACCGCGTTCAGCATCGTGGTCGGCGGTGGCGGCGCGGCCGGACTGCTGCTCGCGGCACGGCGGCAACGGGCGACCGAGCTCGACCTCCGGCAGCGCGACCACGACGCCGCCGAGACCCGGGTGACCGAGCTCTACGGCAAGGCCGCCGACCAGATGGGCAGCGACAAGGCCCCTGTGCGGCTTGCCGGGATCCTCGCGCTGGAGAGGCTGGCCCAGGGCCACCCCGAGCACCGGCAGACCATCGTGGACCTCATCTGCGCCTACCTGCGCATGCCGCGGGAGGACGATGTGAGCGCCGCGCAGGAGGAGGAAGTCCGCCGGACCGCGCAGGGCGTCCTGGCGGCGCACCTGCGGCCGGAGGAGGCGTCCCGGTTCTGGCCGGACGTGCGGCTGAACCTGTCCGGGGCTCGGCTGCAGTCCTTCACGTTCGCGCGGTGCAGCGTGCGCACCGCTTCCTTCGCCGACGCGCGCTTCCACGGCGCGGCCGTGTTCCGGGGTACCACCTTCGATCGGTCGGCCGACTTCCGCAACGTGCGGTTCACCGGTCTGGCCGACTTCCGCCGCGTCACGTTCGGCGGTGAGGGACCGAACTTCCGGGGCACCTCGTTCGAGGGTGCGGTGGACTTCGGGGAGCACACGACCGCGGTCCTCACCGGGGCGGCGGCCTCGGAAGACGACGGGAGCAGGCGGAAGTGGCCGAGCGGGTGGGTGGCGGAGCCGTCGGCTGAGCGACCGGGTTGGGCGAACCTCGTGCGCGAGCGGTGA